A window of Ictidomys tridecemlineatus isolate mIctTri1 chromosome 1, mIctTri1.hap1, whole genome shotgun sequence contains these coding sequences:
- the Hint1 gene encoding adenosine 5'-monophosphoramidase HINT1 — translation MADEIAKAQVAQPSDGDTIFEKIIRKEIPAKIIFEDDQCLAFHDIAPQAPTHFLVVPKKHITQISAAEDDDENLLGHLMIVGKKCAADLGLKKGYRMVVNEGADGGQSVYHVHLHVLGGRQMNWPPG, via the exons ATGGCAGATGAAATCGCCAAGGCTCAGGTGGCCCAGCCTTCTGACGGCGACACCATCTTCGAGAAGATAATCCGCAAGGAAATCCCCGCCAAAATCATTTTTGAGGATGACCAA tgtcttgcttttcaTGACATTGCCCCTCAAGCACCAACACATTTTCTGGTGGTACCCAAGAAACATATAACCCAGATTTCTGCTGCAGAAGATGATGATGAAAAT cttcttggacaTTTAATGATTGTTGGCAAGAAATGTGCTGCTGATCTAGGCCTTAAGAAGGGTTATCGGATGGTGGTGAATGAAGGTGCTGATGGAGGACAGTCTGTCTATCATGTTCATCTGCATGTTCTTGGAGGTCGGCAGATGAATTGGCCTCCTGGCTAA